One stretch of Candidatus Campbellbacteria bacterium DNA includes these proteins:
- a CDS encoding flavodoxin family protein, whose amino-acid sequence MSNDSILNQKQKDLCDQKKWDFSDLKAVFINCTLKKSPGVSNTEGLMNVSKAILEKNNIKVKTYRAIDHDIAFGVYPDMTEHGYDKDDWPAIYKDVEEADILVIGSPIWLGEKSSICNQIIERLYATSSVLNKEGQYAYYGKVGGCIITGNEDGVKHCAMNILYSLQHLGFVIPPQADAGWIGEAGPGPSYLDPEEGGLKNDFTNRNTTFMTWNLIHLARMLKDKGGVPAHGNQRSKWDAGCRFDFENPDYR is encoded by the coding sequence ATGAGCAACGATTCTATACTAAACCAAAAGCAAAAAGATCTTTGCGACCAAAAGAAGTGGGACTTTTCAGATTTGAAAGCAGTTTTTATAAACTGCACTTTGAAAAAGTCGCCAGGTGTTTCAAACACAGAGGGCTTGATGAATGTGTCAAAAGCAATCCTTGAAAAAAACAACATAAAAGTCAAAACATACAGAGCGATAGATCACGACATTGCCTTCGGTGTTTATCCAGATATGACAGAGCATGGATACGACAAAGATGATTGGCCTGCGATTTACAAAGATGTTGAAGAAGCAGATATTTTGGTTATCGGCTCACCGATTTGGCTTGGTGAAAAATCTTCCATCTGCAATCAGATAATTGAACGGCTCTACGCAACATCAAGCGTCCTTAACAAAGAAGGTCAATACGCATACTACGGAAAAGTTGGAGGCTGTATAATTACCGGAAATGAGGACGGCGTAAAACACTGCGCTATGAATATTTTGTATTCACTGCAACATCTTGGTTTTGTCATCCCCCCACAGGCAGATGCCGGTTGGATTGGTGAAGCAGGTCCTGGTCCTTCTTACCTTGACCCAGAAGAGGGAGGTCTGAAAAATGACTTCACAAACCGAAACACGACCTTTATGACATGGAACTTGATACACCTTGCAAGAATGCTCAAAGACAAGGGCGGAGTTCCAGCACACGGAAACCAAAGGTCAAAGTGGGATGCAGGATGTAGGTTTGATTTTGAAAACCCAGACTATCGTTAA
- a CDS encoding TrmH family RNA methyltransferase, translating into MNHIVILDNIRSVFNVGSIFRSSEGAGVKKIYLCGITPTPLDRFGAEREDINKTALGTQKQLEWEYFEKTEDAIKKLKDTHKVVSVEQTKQAMSHKDFKCEEYTAFVFGSEVDGVSKNILSESDAIIQIKMKGKKESLNVASVAGIILFHFTD; encoded by the coding sequence ATGAATCATATAGTGATTTTAGATAACATAAGAAGCGTGTTTAATGTCGGCTCAATCTTCCGTTCCTCAGAGGGTGCAGGTGTTAAAAAGATATATCTATGCGGCATAACCCCAACCCCGCTTGACAGGTTCGGTGCAGAAAGGGAAGACATAAACAAAACAGCACTCGGAACACAGAAACAACTTGAATGGGAGTATTTTGAAAAAACAGAAGATGCGATAAAAAAATTAAAAGACACACACAAGGTAGTCAGCGTTGAACAAACAAAACAAGCAATGTCTCACAAAGACTTCAAGTGTGAAGAATACACCGCATTCGTGTTTGGTAGCGAGGTTGATGGTGTGTCAAAAAACATACTTTCAGAAAGCGATGCGATAATACAGATAAAAATGAAAGGAAAGAAAGAATCCCTAAATGTCGCTTCTGTCGCAGGGATAATACTCTTCCATTTCACTGATTAA
- a CDS encoding branched-chain amino acid transaminase gives MLKGKNNTMEDRDGWIWFDGKFVPWRDAKTHVLTHTLHYGMGVFEGLRAYDTEKGSAIFRLKDHTKRLFNSAKIVGIKIPFTEEELIVAQKESVKKNNLKTAYIRPMVFYGAESMGLHANNLKVHCIVAAWSWGSYLGEENIKRGIKLKTSSFPRFHPKAEMCGAKTNGCYINSIIALQEALDAGCDEALMLDIDGHVAEGSGENIFIVSKGALYTPHPTAALNGITRQTIIKFAEDEKISVAEKKITLEDVKKADEVFLTGTAAEVTPVREIDGCKIGSGSRGPITQKLQNIYFDVVTGKNDSYSDWLSVV, from the coding sequence ATGCTTAAAGGCAAAAACAACACAATGGAAGACCGTGACGGATGGATATGGTTTGATGGAAAGTTTGTTCCTTGGCGAGATGCAAAAACCCATGTCTTAACACACACACTGCATTACGGGATGGGTGTGTTTGAGGGTCTTCGCGCCTATGACACAGAAAAGGGCTCAGCCATATTTCGCCTTAAAGATCACACAAAGCGGTTGTTCAACTCGGCAAAAATAGTAGGAATTAAAATCCCTTTCACCGAGGAAGAATTAATCGTAGCGCAGAAAGAATCAGTTAAAAAGAACAACCTCAAAACTGCCTATATAAGACCAATGGTTTTCTATGGGGCAGAGAGCATGGGTCTTCACGCAAATAATCTAAAAGTTCATTGTATTGTCGCGGCATGGTCTTGGGGTTCTTATCTCGGCGAGGAGAATATAAAGCGGGGCATAAAATTAAAGACCTCATCTTTTCCACGATTTCATCCCAAGGCGGAGATGTGCGGTGCCAAAACAAACGGATGCTACATCAATTCCATAATCGCATTGCAAGAGGCTCTTGATGCGGGTTGTGATGAGGCACTGATGCTTGACATTGATGGACATGTCGCAGAGGGCAGTGGAGAAAATATTTTTATAGTATCAAAAGGCGCTCTATACACGCCACATCCCACCGCAGCGCTTAACGGAATTACCAGACAGACAATAATTAAGTTTGCTGAAGATGAGAAAATATCAGTCGCTGAGAAAAAGATCACTCTTGAAGATGTGAAAAAAGCAGACGAAGTATTTTTGACAGGCACCGCCGCTGAGGTAACACCTGTTCGTGAGATTGATGGTTGCAAAATAGGGAGTGGTTCGCGAGGACCCATCACACAAAAACTCCAGAACATTTATTTTGATGTGGTGACAGGCAAGAACGACTCTTACTCTGATTGGCTGAGCGTCGTATAA
- a CDS encoding DNA cytosine methyltransferase yields MDVRYRVVSLFSGCGGLDLGVLGGFTSLGKKYQKHKFDIVWANDFDKNACDTFRKNIGSHIVCGDIVELLKDKKEFLKLKDIDVVIGGFPCQDFSVAGKRMGAKTKRGKLYKSFVKAVDLLQPKIFLAENVKGLLSIGNGMFMEKIKNDFKSVGYNVEHKLFRVADFGVPQKRERVLMIGVRGGLDNFVFPKPSVKNWIPVGQVIADLEYVPEGLVHNHFWSKARKNKGQGNISINKNDIAPTMRAEHHGNIEYHWNKKRRLSAREVARIQSFPDDFIFLNSTSQAYRQIGNAVPPVMGWYIAMAIEKFLSKSS; encoded by the coding sequence ATGGATGTTAGATATAGAGTCGTTTCATTGTTTTCAGGATGTGGAGGTTTAGATTTGGGTGTTTTAGGTGGCTTCACGTCTTTGGGGAAAAAATATCAAAAACATAAATTTGATATTGTATGGGCAAATGATTTTGATAAAAATGCTTGTGACACTTTTCGGAAAAATATTGGGAGCCATATTGTGTGTGGAGATATAGTTGAACTTTTGAAAGACAAGAAAGAGTTTTTGAAACTTAAGGATATTGATGTTGTAATAGGTGGTTTTCCTTGCCAAGATTTTAGTGTTGCTGGCAAAAGGATGGGAGCAAAAACAAAGAGGGGAAAATTATATAAAAGTTTTGTTAAAGCTGTGGATTTATTGCAACCTAAAATTTTTCTTGCGGAAAATGTAAAAGGTCTATTGTCAATAGGAAACGGTATGTTTATGGAAAAAATTAAAAATGATTTTAAAAGTGTTGGGTATAATGTGGAACACAAACTCTTTCGTGTTGCTGATTTTGGTGTCCCACAAAAAAGAGAGAGGGTACTTATGATTGGAGTTCGTGGTGGATTAGACAACTTTGTTTTTCCAAAACCCTCAGTAAAAAATTGGATTCCAGTTGGTCAAGTAATAGCAGATTTGGAGTATGTGCCAGAGGGTCTCGTCCATAATCACTTTTGGAGCAAGGCAAGGAAAAATAAAGGACAAGGCAACATCTCTATCAATAAAAATGACATTGCACCGACTATGCGAGCAGAACATCATGGCAATATAGAATATCATTGGAATAAAAAAAGAAGGTTGTCTGCGAGAGAGGTGGCGCGCATTCAGTCGTTTCCTGATGATTTCATCTTTCTTAATTCAACATCTCAAGCATATAGACAAATTGGGAATGCTGTTCCTCCTGTGATGGGCTGGTATATAGCGATGGCAATAGAAAAGTTTTTGTCAAAGTCTTCATGA
- a CDS encoding class I SAM-dependent methyltransferase encodes MNIETKGQVFTPNGIVQQMLSLRKRKGRILEPSAGNGAFSSGLKNCVAIEKDKNIATPSATARDFFDYSPSEKFGTIIGNPPYVRHNDIENDTKKKLDYKLFDKRTNLYLFFIEKCLKHLKKNGELIFITPREFINLTSARHLNNLMFQQGTITHFIDLGDKKVFDSVCPNVAIWRFEKDNFSRQTNKNQFFNCINGKITFTKNKNLRLLSDIFDVKVGAVSGADTIFTNKQGNAEFVCSKTSETNQTRKMIYNIRHTELFKHKNILIKRKIKKFNENNWWKWGRDHHKSDSPRIYVNCKTRNKNPFFTHKTKNYDGSVLALFPKKQININKAIQELNKTNWQEQGFICGGRFIFSQRSLSNAILDMDF; translated from the coding sequence ATGAATATAGAAACCAAAGGACAAGTATTCACCCCAAACGGCATAGTCCAGCAGATGCTCTCGCTCAGGAAGAGAAAGGGGCGTATCCTTGAGCCAAGCGCTGGGAACGGCGCTTTCTCAAGTGGGCTGAAAAATTGTGTAGCAATAGAAAAAGATAAAAATATCGCCACACCAAGCGCCACAGCCCGCGACTTTTTTGATTATTCACCCTCAGAAAAATTTGGCACAATAATCGGCAATCCGCCATATGTCAGACACAACGACATAGAAAACGACACAAAAAAGAAACTTGACTACAAACTTTTTGACAAGCGAACCAACCTTTATCTTTTTTTCATAGAAAAATGCTTAAAACACCTGAAAAAAAATGGTGAGTTGATATTTATAACACCGCGAGAGTTCATAAACCTGACATCAGCAAGACATCTGAACAACCTTATGTTTCAGCAGGGAACAATAACACACTTTATAGATCTTGGAGACAAAAAAGTTTTTGATAGCGTATGCCCAAATGTCGCCATATGGCGATTTGAAAAAGACAACTTCTCAAGGCAGACAAACAAAAATCAGTTTTTCAATTGCATAAACGGAAAAATCACATTCACAAAAAACAAAAACCTACGACTACTCAGCGACATCTTTGATGTCAAAGTTGGCGCTGTAAGTGGCGCAGACACCATTTTTACAAACAAACAAGGCAACGCCGAATTTGTGTGTTCAAAAACATCAGAAACAAATCAGACAAGAAAAATGATATACAACATAAGACACACAGAGCTTTTTAAGCACAAAAACATTTTAATCAAAAGAAAAATCAAAAAATTCAACGAGAACAATTGGTGGAAATGGGGAAGAGACCATCACAAAAGCGACAGCCCGCGGATATATGTAAATTGCAAAACAAGAAACAAAAACCCATTTTTCACACACAAGACAAAAAACTATGACGGCTCAGTTTTAGCCCTCTTTCCCAAAAAACAAATAAACATAAACAAAGCAATCCAAGAATTAAACAAAACAAACTGGCAGGAACAGGGATTCATCTGTGGAGGACGATTTATATTCTCCCAAAGATCTCTCTCAAACGCCATTTTGGATATGGACTTCTAG
- the rsmI gene encoding 16S rRNA (cytidine(1402)-2'-O)-methyltransferase produces MLGKLYVIGTPIGNLSDISFRAIEMLKMVDAIFCEDTRVTRKLLSHYGIKTKCFAYHTHSNEKIIFKAADMISKGMNVALVSDAGTPAISDPGVKFVRGIVNFLKDPDVVRVIPGASAVVSALSASGAPSSSFTFLGFPPHKKGRMTFFKNVAKNEETIVFYESPHRLIKALTSLCEYLPKTREVIVAREMTKIYESFVRGNAQEVLDYFTENKDKVKGEIVIIVSSLS; encoded by the coding sequence ATGTTGGGTAAACTTTATGTAATAGGAACGCCGATAGGCAATCTTTCGGATATATCTTTTCGCGCCATTGAGATGTTAAAAATGGTGGATGCTATTTTTTGCGAGGACACAAGGGTCACAAGAAAGTTGCTCTCACACTACGGGATAAAGACAAAATGTTTTGCTTATCACACGCATAGCAATGAGAAGATAATATTCAAGGCGGCAGATATGATTTCAAAGGGGATGAATGTCGCGCTTGTTTCTGATGCTGGAACGCCTGCTATTTCAGACCCTGGTGTGAAGTTTGTTCGCGGTATTGTTAATTTTCTAAAAGATCCTGATGTCGTTCGTGTCATCCCAGGTGCGTCTGCTGTTGTGTCTGCCCTTTCGGCTTCTGGTGCGCCGTCTTCTTCTTTTACTTTTCTTGGTTTCCCACCACACAAGAAAGGACGGATGACTTTTTTTAAGAATGTCGCAAAGAATGAAGAGACGATTGTTTTTTATGAGTCGCCACATAGGTTGATAAAGGCGTTGACTTCCCTTTGTGAGTATCTGCCAAAGACAAGAGAGGTTATCGTTGCGAGGGAGATGACTAAGATATATGAGTCATTTGTTAGGGGCAACGCGCAGGAAGTTCTTGACTATTTCACAGAAAACAAAGACAAGGTGAAGGGGGAGATTGTAATAATAGTCAGCTCTTTGTCTTAA
- a CDS encoding M48 family metallopeptidase has protein sequence MASLYTHRDSNKRKTFFLMSFFFVLVIAFAWGIGWYLEASWILYLAVIFAIGVNFFAYWNSHKIALALTGAKEITRKEYFDLWNAVENLSITAGLPMPKVYIIKDRSPNAFATGRDPEHGVIVVTEGLLEILNKTELEGVIAHELSHIGNRDILVSTVTVILAGIIAIVADIALRLMIYGGKGNSKGNTVIFVIAIAGAILIPIAATMIRMSVSRKREYLADTTGALLTRYPKGLADALEKIKNNSRRMEKANHATAHLFINDPFSEPPKQKLHPERSFFMKLFATHPPIDERIKILRNKAPRE, from the coding sequence ATGGCGTCATTATACACCCACAGAGATTCCAACAAAAGGAAGACATTTTTCTTAATGTCGTTTTTCTTTGTTCTTGTAATTGCTTTTGCGTGGGGAATAGGTTGGTATCTTGAGGCAAGCTGGATTCTGTATCTTGCCGTTATTTTTGCGATAGGAGTTAATTTTTTTGCTTACTGGAACTCTCACAAAATCGCACTTGCACTCACAGGCGCAAAAGAAATAACAAGAAAGGAATACTTTGACCTTTGGAATGCAGTAGAAAATCTTTCAATTACAGCAGGACTTCCGATGCCAAAAGTTTATATAATAAAAGACAGATCACCCAACGCCTTTGCGACAGGGCGCGACCCCGAACATGGAGTTATCGTGGTTACAGAAGGGCTACTTGAAATTTTAAACAAAACAGAATTGGAAGGCGTAATCGCACATGAATTGTCCCACATAGGGAACAGAGATATACTCGTCTCAACAGTCACGGTGATCCTTGCGGGCATCATTGCGATTGTCGCTGACATTGCGCTTCGTCTTATGATTTATGGAGGAAAAGGTAACAGCAAAGGCAACACAGTTATTTTTGTAATCGCAATTGCAGGAGCAATACTCATCCCCATCGCAGCGACTATGATAAGAATGTCCGTTTCAAGAAAAAGGGAATACCTCGCAGACACAACTGGCGCACTTTTAACAAGATACCCAAAAGGACTTGCTGATGCACTTGAGAAAATAAAAAATAACTCACGAAGAATGGAAAAAGCAAACCACGCAACAGCCCACCTTTTTATAAACGACCCGTTTAGCGAACCTCCAAAACAAAAACTCCACCCAGAACGATCCTTTTTTATGAAACTCTTTGCGACACACCCACCGATAGACGAGAGAATAAAAATCTTGAGAAACAAAGCCCCAAGAGAATAA
- a CDS encoding LemA family protein: protein MIYLIIIGAILVLLVLFVIVLYNRFVRLTNRVKEGWADIETQLKRRYDLIPNLINTVKGYAKHEKETFAQVTEMRTNAINQHGTPAKQGLAENMLSGALKSLFAVAENYPDLKANTNFLELQKELTDTENKIQAARRFYNTVVLDLNNACQTFPSNIVAGIFGFKQKEFFELDEAERDAAEKPVGVSF from the coding sequence ATGATTTATTTGATAATAATAGGAGCGATATTAGTTCTATTAGTTTTGTTTGTAATAGTCCTTTACAACCGATTTGTTCGTCTAACCAACAGAGTAAAAGAGGGTTGGGCAGACATTGAAACACAACTAAAAAGACGATACGACCTCATACCAAACCTTATAAACACCGTAAAAGGTTACGCAAAGCACGAGAAAGAAACCTTTGCACAGGTTACAGAAATGCGAACAAACGCGATAAACCAACATGGCACCCCTGCAAAACAGGGACTTGCGGAGAACATGCTAAGTGGTGCTCTAAAATCACTTTTCGCGGTTGCTGAAAATTATCCTGACCTAAAAGCAAATACAAACTTCTTGGAGCTTCAAAAAGAATTGACCGACACAGAAAACAAAATTCAAGCAGCACGAAGATTCTACAACACAGTTGTCCTTGATCTAAACAACGCTTGCCAAACCTTCCCATCAAACATCGTTGCAGGTATTTTTGGATTCAAGCAGAAAGAATTCTTTGAACTTGACGAAGCAGAGCGAGATGCGGCAGAAAAACCAGTTGGCGTATCTTTTTAA
- the groL gene encoding chaperonin GroEL (60 kDa chaperone family; promotes refolding of misfolded polypeptides especially under stressful conditions; forms two stacked rings of heptamers to form a barrel-shaped 14mer; ends can be capped by GroES; misfolded proteins enter the barrel where they are refolded when GroES binds) yields MAKDIAFHENARKKIKKGIDKAVKSVAVTIGPRGRNVALEKSYGGPTITNDGVSIAKEISFKDPFENMGAEMVKEVASKTNDLAGDGTTTSVILFDALVSEGMKYTTLGVDAMSVRRGMENAMKDVIAKLKENAREIKGQEEIEQVATVSAESEEIGKIIAETIQKVGKDGVVTVEESQSFGIEYDVVEGMEFDRGYVSPYMITNPERMEAEYKDVAILITDKKISGIKEILPFLEKVVQGGTKDIVIMADEIEGEALTTFVLNRLRGTFNVLAIKAPGYGDRKKEMLSDIATVVGATVISDETGHTFENADQSVLGRASRVISKKEKTVIVGGKEQESAIEERVKQIKTQREQATSTYERDKFDERIAKLTGGVAVIKVGAATETEMKYLKLKIEDAVNATKAAIEEGIVPGGGSALAHIASTLKPDSKVENIGEKSGYGIVIGALSSPLKQIVSNVGKEGDEDGSVVASKIQDGKETSGYDANNDKIVDDMIKAGIIDPVKVTRSALQHAVSTASLFLTTETAIVDIPEDKKDGPQAPGGMGGMGGMGF; encoded by the coding sequence ATGGCAAAAGATATAGCATTTCACGAAAACGCGAGAAAGAAAATAAAAAAGGGAATAGACAAAGCTGTTAAATCAGTCGCAGTAACCATCGGACCGCGAGGCAGAAATGTCGCACTTGAAAAAAGTTATGGCGGACCAACCATAACAAATGACGGTGTTTCAATAGCAAAAGAAATCTCTTTCAAAGATCCGTTTGAAAATATGGGCGCAGAGATGGTAAAAGAAGTCGCAAGCAAAACAAACGACCTCGCAGGTGACGGAACAACAACATCAGTCATCCTTTTTGACGCCCTTGTGTCAGAAGGTATGAAATACACAACACTTGGAGTGGATGCTATGAGTGTTCGCAGAGGAATGGAAAACGCGATGAAAGATGTCATAGCAAAACTCAAAGAAAACGCAAGAGAAATAAAAGGGCAGGAAGAAATAGAGCAAGTCGCAACAGTTTCTGCAGAATCTGAGGAAATAGGAAAAATAATAGCCGAAACAATCCAAAAAGTCGGTAAAGACGGAGTTGTTACCGTTGAAGAGTCCCAATCTTTCGGCATTGAATATGATGTAGTAGAGGGGATGGAGTTTGACAGAGGGTATGTCTCGCCATATATGATTACAAACCCAGAGAGAATGGAAGCGGAATACAAAGATGTCGCAATTTTGATAACAGACAAAAAAATATCAGGGATAAAAGAAATCCTACCTTTTCTTGAGAAAGTCGTTCAGGGCGGAACAAAAGACATAGTTATAATGGCTGATGAGATAGAAGGAGAAGCGCTTACAACATTCGTGTTAAACCGACTTCGCGGAACATTTAATGTCCTCGCCATAAAAGCCCCAGGGTATGGCGACCGAAAGAAAGAAATGCTCTCCGACATTGCAACCGTTGTTGGCGCGACTGTCATATCAGATGAAACAGGTCATACATTTGAAAACGCAGACCAAAGCGTTCTTGGTCGTGCAAGCCGCGTGATTTCCAAAAAAGAAAAAACAGTTATCGTTGGTGGCAAAGAACAGGAGAGCGCGATTGAAGAAAGAGTAAAACAAATAAAAACACAAAGAGAGCAAGCGACCTCAACTTATGAAAGAGATAAATTTGATGAAAGGATTGCGAAACTCACAGGCGGTGTTGCCGTGATAAAAGTCGGAGCCGCAACAGAAACAGAAATGAAATATCTGAAATTAAAAATTGAAGATGCGGTAAACGCGACAAAAGCAGCGATTGAAGAGGGAATAGTCCCAGGAGGAGGTTCTGCACTTGCCCACATAGCGAGCACATTAAAACCAGATTCCAAAGTTGAAAATATCGGTGAAAAGTCAGGTTATGGAATAGTCATAGGGGCTCTTTCATCTCCGCTCAAACAAATCGTTTCAAATGTCGGCAAAGAAGGCGACGAAGACGGCTCCGTTGTCGCAAGCAAAATACAGGACGGAAAAGAAACCTCTGGATACGATGCGAACAACGACAAAATTGTTGACGACATGATAAAAGCGGGAATAATAGATCCAGTCAAAGTAACACGAAGCGCCCTCCAGCACGCCGTATCCACAGCATCACTATTCCTAACCACAGAAACAGCAATCGTAGACATACCTGAAGATAAAAAGGACGGACCACAAGCGCCAGGAGGAATGGGCGGTATGGGTGGCATGGGCTTCTAA
- a CDS encoding co-chaperone GroES: protein MDKNKVIPLYDRVLIKKRELNEVSKAGIILPEMAKGDSTNIGEIIAVGEGRKDEKGNLQKISVKEGQTVVFSWGDKIELDREEYFIVNENNILAIINN, encoded by the coding sequence ATGGATAAAAACAAAGTAATACCCCTATATGACAGGGTTTTGATTAAAAAGCGCGAATTAAATGAGGTTTCAAAAGCAGGAATCATACTTCCTGAGATGGCAAAAGGTGACTCTACAAATATAGGAGAAATTATTGCCGTTGGAGAAGGAAGAAAAGATGAAAAAGGCAACCTCCAAAAAATAAGCGTAAAAGAAGGTCAGACCGTTGTTTTCAGTTGGGGCGACAAAATAGAGTTAGACAGAGAAGAATACTTCATAGTAAATGAGAATAACATTTTAGCAATTATAAACAATTAA
- the secG gene encoding preprotein translocase subunit SecG produces MFEWLIEALPYIQIILSFLLIVLIIFQKSEAGVGGAFGGGDTTSTGHQTRRGFDKFLFYITIIVAILFIATVVVPIFV; encoded by the coding sequence ATGTTTGAATGGTTGATTGAGGCGTTGCCTTACATACAGATAATACTTTCGTTCCTACTGATAGTCCTGATTATATTCCAAAAATCAGAGGCGGGTGTTGGTGGTGCGTTTGGTGGTGGTGATACAACAAGCACGGGACATCAGACACGAAGAGGTTTTGATAAGTTTTTGTTTTATATAACGATAATCGTTGCAATTTTGTTCATCGCTACGGTTGTTGTTCCTATTTTCGTATAG